Proteins encoded together in one Variovorax paradoxus window:
- a CDS encoding class I fructose-bisphosphate aldolase has protein sequence MSKDKTARLNRLLTNGRCLDIALDHGVCNEPSFLDGLEDMPQVMDKLLAAGPDAIQLNYGQSDLLQDRPGRDKPALVMRIDMGNPYNATLHRVMWAQLQNEHDPVLPAVQRDAACVVVNLFMLPNEPDLFRQCVQNIARVRADCDRYGMPLMIEPLVMQSPTPGSRYQVDGDAEKIVTLVRLAREMGADIVKADPTSDPADFHRVVQAARCPVLVRGGGREDLQQVFARSRTLLDQGAVGMVYGRNVYQHANPSSVVSALMAMIHRGASAQEAWALYESGGAA, from the coding sequence ATGTCGAAAGACAAGACAGCGCGGCTCAACCGGCTGCTGACCAATGGCCGCTGCCTGGACATTGCCCTGGACCACGGCGTGTGCAACGAGCCCTCGTTCCTCGACGGCCTGGAAGACATGCCTCAGGTCATGGACAAACTCCTGGCCGCAGGGCCTGACGCGATCCAGCTCAACTACGGGCAGTCCGACCTGCTGCAGGACCGGCCGGGCCGCGACAAGCCCGCGCTGGTGATGCGCATCGATATGGGCAACCCCTACAACGCCACGCTGCACCGCGTGATGTGGGCCCAGCTGCAGAACGAGCACGACCCGGTGCTGCCAGCCGTGCAGCGCGACGCGGCCTGCGTGGTGGTCAACCTCTTCATGCTGCCGAACGAACCCGACCTGTTTCGCCAGTGCGTGCAGAACATTGCGCGCGTGCGCGCCGACTGCGACCGCTACGGCATGCCGCTGATGATCGAGCCGCTGGTGATGCAGTCGCCCACGCCCGGCAGCCGCTACCAGGTCGATGGCGACGCCGAAAAGATCGTCACGCTGGTGCGCCTTGCGCGCGAAATGGGCGCCGATATCGTCAAGGCCGACCCGACCAGCGACCCCGCCGACTTCCACCGCGTGGTGCAGGCGGCGCGTTGCCCCGTGCTCGTGCGCGGCGGCGGGCGCGAAGACCTGCAGCAAGTGTTCGCACGCTCGCGCACGCTGCTGGACCAGGGCGCCGTCGGCATGGTGTACGGACGCAATGTGTACCAGCACGCCAACCCTTCGTCGGTGGTGAGCGCGCTGATGGCCATGATCCACCGCGGTGCGAGCGCGCAGGAAGCCTGGGCGCTCTACGAATCGGGCGGCGCCGCCTAG
- a CDS encoding branched-chain amino acid ABC transporter permease produces MSGILVLEQLLNGLGYGLMLFLLAAGLTLVFGIMDVLNLAHGSLFMSGAYVAAEAHTRTGSFTAAIVIAVAVTVVVALLLEVLLMRRLYTRDHLAQVLATFGVILVADDIVKMAWGPSPVMAPTPAALSGPIELVDGLPYPAYRLVILAGGLLVALALYLLVNHTRIGMRVRAGASDRPMAELMGVRVGRIFNGVFLLGAALAALAGALMGPIVAVQVGMGEAILIPALVVLVIGGIGSVRGAFVAALLVGVVDTIGRAFVPMLLRATLPPATAADLGPLFAEVAMYALMVVVLIFRPSGLFSARS; encoded by the coding sequence GTGAGCGGCATCCTCGTTCTCGAGCAGCTGCTCAATGGCCTCGGCTATGGGCTGATGCTGTTCCTGCTGGCGGCGGGGCTCACGCTGGTGTTCGGCATCATGGACGTGCTGAACCTGGCGCACGGCTCGCTCTTCATGTCGGGGGCCTATGTGGCGGCCGAGGCGCACACGCGAACCGGTTCGTTCACCGCGGCCATCGTCATTGCGGTGGCCGTGACGGTCGTGGTGGCGCTGCTGCTCGAAGTGCTGCTGATGCGGCGCCTCTACACGCGCGACCACCTCGCGCAAGTGCTCGCCACCTTCGGCGTGATCCTGGTGGCGGACGACATCGTCAAGATGGCATGGGGGCCTTCGCCGGTAATGGCGCCCACTCCGGCCGCCCTGTCGGGGCCGATCGAGCTGGTGGACGGCCTGCCCTACCCGGCGTACCGCCTCGTGATCCTTGCCGGTGGTCTGCTGGTGGCGCTCGCGCTCTACCTCCTGGTCAACCACACGCGCATCGGGATGCGGGTGCGCGCGGGCGCTTCGGACCGACCGATGGCCGAGCTGATGGGCGTGCGCGTGGGCCGCATCTTCAATGGCGTGTTCCTGCTCGGCGCGGCGCTGGCTGCACTGGCCGGCGCGCTGATGGGGCCCATCGTCGCGGTGCAGGTGGGCATGGGCGAAGCCATCCTGATCCCGGCGCTGGTGGTGCTGGTGATCGGCGGCATCGGCTCGGTGCGCGGCGCCTTCGTGGCCGCACTGCTGGTGGGCGTGGTCGACACCATCGGCCGCGCCTTCGTGCCGATGCTGCTGCGCGCCACGCTGCCGCCTGCCACGGCGGCCGACCTCGGCCCGCTGTTCGCCGAAGTCGCGATGTACGCGCTGATGGTTGTCGTCCTCATCTTCCGGCCCTCCGGCCTTTTCTCGGCACGGTCGTGA
- a CDS encoding LamG-like jellyroll fold domain-containing protein, with amino-acid sequence MKIRYFLMAFLAPLVTLLTHAAITGVSPMTTLDNMATAVADAMADPLPLQGPGLGNLSYTSAELFKPVSMITSLAHPLDPAHSSAYESREVPATYPGRKDYGMNAGIMINGYFLTSFAPDSGLGPGGFLLYDVSNPRQIKLVKKIYEPEARTKEFRETHSFGTAKIGGKTYVVLPSIYGVEFWDFTDINDIKQVKKLALPGVNAGDYEDVSWQLWWQAPYLYVASAGRGMFIVDARDPANAVVANRGAGKPNPVPTGELGNFRIGPIFTMGNHMVLTAMESNGGFASLDISDPLNPKVLDSIVGTTPFYYATCFDGRNLHASTRGGGAKMYSYDLSDRSRFVAEDNRLVIDEQLYCATQDNYVIQGAQTRIHKVDVSNPLNHLEVGRGSILREDDPNFSHSDNGQVAMFGNLVFVGNDHGSGSGFIVHAVDPDATKPEVKQVSPANGAKQQALTSRIGIGMTDNIRPESVNANTFVVRAVGGNTLAGTYSVQLGIINFHPEQPLQPGTSYEVFLPANGVKDYAGNAIGADFKSVFNTGNATDINLQHYWTLAGNLSDQIGSNNGTPASGDAFESIGMSFAARTAGVPLKNDTVATTLGGTASLSFYMKTTQAGSANPWTAPGIFGRDQANGADDVFWGWIDNSGFMNLSVANKATNNPGTRSQTAVNDGNWHHVVMTRDAASGAQAMYVDGVKTSSTGLTGTKGLANKFQVMGQIQGNTDLFKGTLAEVRVYSRVLTDSEVATLRGQAIIGDPGIGGGPKIVNGQLVFDPATLGSSGAQFRWNFGDGTQTAYSTQPRYTYTYTRPGHYTVTLTVRDASGRESFYTYNVTVIAPVTARPPTHTTNITGDANAVYAVNPDSGTVAAIDAQTLAKRWEVRVGDEPKTLAVGPDGRIWVTVQGEDKLVALSAADGSLSATVPLAYGSGPYGVAFTPDGAKGLLTLESKSVLMSFEPSNGATTGAVALEGNLRGIAVSADSQLAYVTRFKSKMTGGQLHKVNLQSMSAMTAIALPVDTTTVDTESRARGVANYLSQVVISPDGRRAVLPSKKDNIVRGKFRDGNNLLHDQTVRSILSQVNLQTAAEVFDEQIDFDDRAPARAALFSSSGDYLFVAQMEGNRVAIVDPYSRTVRGEINASSAPHGLYLDSVRKRLFVNNFLARSVSVHDVALVLSSETNAATFLQNVSTVAQEPMAAAALRGKQVFYNASDRRMSKDNYISCASCHADGGDDGMVWDFTQRGEGLRRTISLMGKRGAGHGKMHWTANFDEVQDFENDIRNEFGGTGFLSNADFAATADPLGAPKAGKNAQLDDLAAYLGSLNKYMRSPARAADGSLSVEAARGQTVFNTAQCATCHTGGTFRDGLRHDVGTIQLSSGKGINQPLAGLGFDTPTLSGTWNTTAFFHNGQAATLQDVLSGGHGNASSLPATDVVALREYVRSLDTAPAVVTRLRSDLNPTMCVNIKGALTTSGTTAVQWPCGNAANEKFTVNSITGGYVQFVAEHSGLCLAQNGTATTNAPVVQVACSAGNTAQWSLVGGSIRNRASGSCLDVPGSATAQDTALITWTCNGGTNQNWTQLP; translated from the coding sequence ATGAAGATCCGGTATTTCTTGATGGCGTTCCTGGCCCCGCTCGTCACATTGCTGACGCATGCGGCCATCACCGGGGTCAGCCCGATGACCACCCTCGACAACATGGCAACGGCTGTAGCCGATGCCATGGCCGATCCGCTCCCGCTGCAGGGGCCGGGCCTCGGCAACCTTAGCTACACGTCGGCCGAGCTGTTCAAGCCGGTGTCGATGATCACCAGCCTCGCGCACCCGCTCGATCCTGCGCACAGCAGTGCCTACGAGTCGCGCGAGGTGCCTGCCACATACCCGGGCCGCAAAGACTACGGCATGAACGCGGGCATCATGATCAACGGCTACTTTCTCACCTCCTTCGCGCCGGACAGCGGACTGGGCCCGGGCGGCTTTCTTCTGTACGACGTGTCGAATCCGCGGCAGATCAAGCTGGTGAAAAAGATCTACGAACCCGAAGCCCGCACCAAGGAGTTCCGCGAAACGCACTCCTTCGGCACTGCAAAGATCGGCGGCAAGACCTACGTGGTGCTGCCTAGCATCTACGGGGTGGAGTTCTGGGACTTCACCGACATCAACGACATCAAACAGGTAAAGAAACTGGCCCTGCCCGGCGTCAACGCCGGCGACTACGAAGACGTGAGCTGGCAGCTCTGGTGGCAGGCGCCCTACCTGTACGTGGCCTCGGCGGGCCGCGGCATGTTCATCGTCGATGCCAGGGACCCCGCGAACGCGGTGGTTGCGAACCGCGGTGCCGGCAAGCCCAACCCGGTGCCCACGGGCGAGCTCGGCAACTTCCGGATCGGCCCGATCTTCACCATGGGCAACCACATGGTGCTGACCGCGATGGAGAGCAACGGCGGTTTCGCGAGCCTGGACATTTCGGATCCGCTCAACCCCAAGGTGCTCGACTCGATCGTGGGCACAACGCCGTTCTACTACGCCACCTGCTTCGACGGCCGGAACCTGCACGCTTCCACGCGCGGCGGCGGCGCCAAGATGTACAGCTACGACCTGAGCGACCGCTCGCGCTTCGTGGCCGAGGACAACCGGTTGGTCATCGACGAACAGCTGTACTGCGCCACGCAGGACAACTATGTGATCCAGGGCGCGCAGACACGCATCCACAAGGTCGACGTGAGCAATCCGCTGAACCACCTCGAGGTGGGCCGCGGCAGCATCCTGCGCGAGGACGACCCGAACTTCTCGCATTCGGACAACGGCCAGGTCGCGATGTTCGGGAACCTCGTCTTCGTGGGCAACGACCACGGCTCGGGCAGCGGCTTCATCGTGCATGCTGTGGACCCGGACGCCACCAAGCCTGAAGTGAAACAGGTCTCGCCGGCCAACGGCGCGAAGCAGCAGGCGCTCACCTCGCGCATCGGCATCGGCATGACCGACAACATTCGCCCCGAGAGCGTGAACGCCAACACCTTCGTCGTTCGTGCGGTGGGCGGCAACACGCTCGCGGGCACGTACAGCGTGCAGCTGGGCATCATCAACTTCCATCCCGAGCAGCCTCTGCAGCCGGGCACCAGCTATGAAGTGTTCCTGCCGGCCAACGGCGTGAAGGACTATGCGGGCAATGCCATCGGGGCCGACTTCAAGTCGGTCTTCAACACCGGCAATGCAACCGACATCAACCTGCAGCACTACTGGACGTTGGCGGGCAACCTCTCCGACCAGATCGGCAGCAACAACGGCACTCCGGCGTCGGGCGATGCGTTCGAGAGCATCGGCATGAGCTTTGCGGCGCGCACCGCGGGCGTGCCGCTGAAGAACGACACCGTCGCCACGACGCTCGGCGGCACCGCCTCGCTGAGCTTCTACATGAAGACCACGCAGGCAGGCAGCGCCAACCCATGGACCGCGCCCGGCATCTTCGGCCGCGACCAGGCCAACGGCGCGGACGATGTGTTCTGGGGCTGGATCGACAACAGCGGCTTCATGAACCTCTCGGTCGCCAACAAGGCCACCAACAACCCGGGCACCCGCTCGCAAACTGCCGTGAACGACGGCAACTGGCACCACGTGGTGATGACCCGCGACGCAGCCTCGGGCGCGCAGGCCATGTACGTGGACGGCGTGAAGACAAGCTCTACCGGCCTCACCGGCACCAAGGGGTTGGCAAACAAGTTCCAGGTCATGGGCCAGATCCAGGGCAACACCGACCTGTTCAAGGGCACGCTCGCAGAGGTGCGCGTGTACAGCCGTGTGCTCACCGACAGCGAGGTGGCCACGCTGCGCGGGCAGGCCATCATCGGCGACCCCGGCATCGGCGGCGGGCCGAAGATCGTCAACGGGCAACTGGTGTTCGATCCCGCCACGCTCGGCAGCAGCGGTGCGCAGTTCCGCTGGAACTTTGGCGACGGCACGCAGACGGCCTACTCCACCCAGCCGCGCTACACCTACACCTACACGCGCCCGGGCCACTACACCGTGACGCTCACGGTGCGCGATGCGAGCGGGCGAGAAAGCTTCTACACCTACAACGTGACGGTGATCGCACCGGTCACCGCAAGGCCGCCCACGCACACCACCAACATCACGGGCGATGCGAACGCGGTGTACGCCGTCAACCCCGACAGCGGCACGGTCGCCGCCATCGACGCGCAGACCCTGGCCAAGCGCTGGGAAGTGCGCGTGGGCGACGAGCCGAAGACGCTGGCCGTGGGCCCCGATGGGCGCATCTGGGTCACGGTGCAGGGCGAGGACAAGCTGGTGGCGCTCAGCGCGGCCGACGGCAGCCTCTCGGCCACCGTGCCGCTCGCCTATGGGAGCGGCCCCTACGGCGTGGCCTTCACCCCCGACGGCGCAAAGGGCCTGCTGACGCTGGAGAGCAAGTCGGTGCTGATGAGCTTCGAACCGAGCAACGGCGCCACCACCGGCGCGGTTGCGCTCGAAGGCAACCTGCGCGGCATTGCGGTGAGCGCCGACTCGCAGCTGGCCTATGTCACGCGCTTCAAGTCGAAGATGACCGGTGGGCAGCTGCACAAGGTGAACCTGCAGAGCATGAGCGCCATGACCGCCATCGCACTGCCGGTGGACACCACCACCGTGGACACCGAGAGCCGCGCTCGCGGCGTTGCCAACTACCTGAGCCAAGTGGTGATCTCGCCCGACGGCCGGCGCGCGGTGCTGCCTTCGAAGAAGGACAACATCGTTCGCGGCAAGTTCAGGGACGGCAACAACCTGCTGCACGACCAGACGGTGCGCTCCATCCTCTCGCAGGTCAACCTGCAGACCGCCGCGGAAGTGTTCGACGAGCAGATCGACTTCGACGACCGCGCACCCGCGCGCGCGGCGCTGTTCTCTTCATCGGGCGATTACCTGTTCGTGGCGCAGATGGAAGGCAACCGCGTGGCCATCGTCGACCCTTACAGCCGCACGGTGCGCGGCGAGATCAACGCCAGCAGCGCGCCGCACGGCCTTTACCTGGACTCGGTGCGCAAGCGGCTGTTCGTCAACAACTTCCTGGCACGCTCGGTGTCGGTGCACGACGTGGCCCTGGTGCTGAGCTCGGAGACCAATGCCGCGACCTTCCTGCAGAACGTTTCGACGGTGGCGCAGGAGCCCATGGCGGCCGCAGCCCTGCGCGGCAAGCAGGTGTTCTACAACGCCTCCGACCGGCGCATGAGCAAGGACAACTACATCTCGTGCGCGAGCTGCCATGCCGATGGCGGCGACGACGGCATGGTGTGGGACTTCACGCAGCGCGGCGAGGGCCTCCGACGCACCATCAGCCTCATGGGCAAGCGCGGCGCGGGCCACGGCAAGATGCACTGGACCGCCAACTTCGACGAGGTGCAGGACTTCGAGAACGACATCCGCAACGAGTTCGGCGGAACGGGCTTCCTGAGCAACGCCGACTTCGCGGCCACGGCCGACCCGCTGGGTGCGCCCAAGGCCGGCAAGAACGCGCAGCTCGACGACCTTGCGGCCTACCTGGGTTCGCTGAACAAGTACATGCGCAGCCCGGCGCGTGCGGCGGACGGCAGCCTGAGCGTGGAGGCGGCGCGGGGCCAGACCGTGTTCAACACGGCGCAGTGCGCCACCTGCCACACCGGCGGCACCTTCCGCGACGGCCTGCGGCACGATGTGGGCACGATCCAGCTCTCATCCGGCAAGGGCATCAACCAGCCGCTGGCGGGCCTGGGCTTCGACACGCCCACGCTCTCGGGCACCTGGAACACCACGGCCTTCTTCCACAACGGGCAGGCGGCCACCTTGCAGGATGTGCTGAGCGGCGGCCACGGCAACGCGTCGAGCTTGCCGGCGACCGACGTGGTGGCGCTGCGCGAGTACGTGCGCTCGCTGGACACGGCCCCGGCGGTGGTCACGCGCCTGCGCTCGGACCTGAACCCCACGATGTGCGTGAACATCAAGGGCGCGCTCACCACCAGCGGCACAACGGCGGTGCAGTGGCCCTGCGGCAATGCGGCCAACGAGAAGTTCACGGTGAACAGCATCACCGGCGGCTACGTGCAGTTCGTGGCCGAACACAGCGGGCTGTGCCTGGCGCAGAACGGCACCGCAACCACCAACGCCCCGGTGGTGCAGGTGGCCTGCTCGGCCGGCAACACGGCGCAGTGGAGCCTGGTGGGCGGAAGCATCCGCAACCGCGCATCGGGTTCGTGCCTCGACGTGCCGGGCAGTGCGACGGCGCAGGACACCGCGCTCATCACCTGGACCTGCAACGGCGGCACGAACCAGAACTGGACGCAGCTTCCGTAG
- a CDS encoding aldo/keto reductase yields the protein MKSEMKQTTLGPSGIECSAIGLGTWAMGGWMWGGGDNAAAVVAIQASLDAGVNLIDTAPAYGLGRSESIVGTALKGRRHEAVIATKCGLVWHTQQGTHFFEEDGHPVYRYLGRDSIFHECEESLKRLQTDYIDLYITHWQDSTTPVAETMDALLDLKKQGKIRAIGVSNVSPETLAEYLRHGPVDAAQERYSLIDREIETTLAPLCSEYNVAVLGYSSLALGLLAGPIDPAREFKGDDQRASNPRFSEANRSRLKAFFEELDPLRTQLGCSFGQLMIAWTIARGTVSVALCGARVRQQAIENAGAGAVDLGDDALRQIDAAAKRHLGALA from the coding sequence ATGAAGAGCGAGATGAAGCAGACCACGCTGGGCCCGTCGGGCATCGAATGCTCGGCCATCGGCCTGGGCACCTGGGCCATGGGCGGATGGATGTGGGGCGGCGGGGACAACGCGGCGGCCGTCGTCGCCATCCAGGCTTCGCTGGACGCGGGCGTGAACCTGATCGACACCGCGCCGGCCTACGGCCTGGGGCGCTCCGAAAGCATCGTGGGTACCGCGCTCAAGGGGCGCCGCCACGAGGCCGTCATCGCCACCAAGTGCGGCTTGGTGTGGCACACGCAACAGGGAACGCATTTCTTCGAGGAAGACGGGCACCCGGTGTACCGCTACCTCGGCCGCGATTCGATCTTCCATGAATGCGAAGAGAGCCTGAAGCGCCTGCAGACCGACTACATCGACCTCTACATCACGCACTGGCAGGACAGCACCACGCCCGTTGCCGAGACCATGGACGCGCTGCTCGACCTGAAGAAGCAGGGAAAGATCCGCGCCATCGGCGTGAGCAACGTGAGCCCCGAGACACTCGCGGAGTACCTGCGCCACGGCCCGGTCGATGCGGCGCAGGAGCGCTACAGCCTGATCGACCGCGAGATCGAAACCACGCTCGCGCCCTTGTGCAGCGAGTACAACGTGGCGGTGCTGGGCTACTCGTCGCTCGCGCTCGGCCTGCTAGCCGGCCCGATCGATCCGGCACGCGAGTTCAAGGGTGACGACCAGCGTGCGAGCAATCCGCGCTTCAGCGAAGCCAACCGCTCCAGGCTCAAGGCCTTCTTCGAAGAACTCGACCCGCTGCGCACGCAACTGGGCTGTTCGTTCGGCCAATTGATGATCGCCTGGACCATTGCACGAGGCACGGTCTCCGTCGCGCTGTGCGGCGCACGCGTGCGCCAGCAGGCCATCGAGAACGCCGGGGCCGGCGCGGTCGACCTGGGCGACGACGCCCTGCGGCAGATCGATGCCGCGGCCAAGCGACACCTGGGCGCACTCGCCTGA
- a CDS encoding ABC transporter ATP-binding protein: MGAGSANSPEPVAAAKWELVVAPFTHHWHKDAEHRRVVLLGLERIAPDGSTVGGALFSNSFGQASAYVYYGHEWNALPGTDSLYFKLSGGIIYGYRGRFKDKVPFNVGGFSPAIIPAIGWRLTPRDAIQAAVLGSAGVTFSYNRRF; encoded by the coding sequence GTGGGAGCCGGTTCAGCCAACTCTCCCGAGCCGGTTGCCGCAGCGAAGTGGGAGCTTGTGGTTGCGCCCTTCACGCATCACTGGCACAAGGACGCGGAGCACCGCCGTGTCGTTCTGCTCGGGCTGGAGCGCATTGCACCTGACGGTTCGACAGTGGGAGGCGCACTCTTCAGCAATTCCTTCGGCCAAGCCTCCGCCTATGTCTACTACGGCCACGAGTGGAATGCGCTGCCGGGCACCGATTCCCTGTATTTCAAGTTGTCCGGCGGCATCATCTATGGCTACCGCGGGCGCTTCAAGGACAAGGTGCCATTCAACGTTGGCGGCTTCTCACCGGCCATCATTCCGGCGATCGGCTGGCGCCTGACCCCTCGGGATGCGATACAGGCCGCCGTTCTCGGCAGCGCGGGAGTGACCTTCTCCTACAACCGCCGCTTCTGA
- a CDS encoding ABC transporter permease, giving the protein MNYPAQLDAGIAPRQSGGGPAKPTNKLTSMREMGLLLIIAVLCVAMSFASPYFLTWENVRAMLLSFSIEGIVVVGMTILLIVGGIDLSVGSVVCFAMVVTGKLFLMGVDPWIASLVAIGASGLIGAMIGGCVTRIGLNHFIASLAFMVIVRGLCLALTQGTPQSLFSLPPEFKFIGQGTLFGVPAVILIFIAIVVVSDFVLRRSTLLRRVFYTGSNEKAALYSGIRVGRVKFWVTVLCAASAGLAGVIYTARFGAATPTFGVGMELNVIAAAVIGGASLKGGSGTVLGAVLGLALLSVVTSSLILLDVSPYWQDVIKGLILLAAVTIDHLLNTRKKTR; this is encoded by the coding sequence ATGAACTATCCGGCACAACTCGATGCGGGCATCGCACCCAGGCAGTCAGGAGGCGGGCCCGCAAAACCCACCAACAAGCTCACGAGCATGCGCGAGATGGGCCTGCTGCTGATCATTGCGGTGCTGTGCGTGGCAATGAGCTTTGCGTCGCCCTACTTCCTTACCTGGGAGAACGTGCGCGCGATGCTGCTGTCGTTCTCCATCGAAGGCATCGTGGTGGTCGGCATGACCATTCTGCTAATCGTCGGGGGCATCGATCTTTCGGTGGGCTCCGTGGTCTGCTTTGCGATGGTGGTCACGGGCAAGCTGTTTCTGATGGGCGTGGACCCGTGGATCGCGAGCCTGGTGGCCATTGGCGCGAGCGGGCTTATCGGGGCGATGATCGGTGGCTGCGTCACGCGCATCGGGCTGAACCACTTCATCGCATCGCTCGCCTTCATGGTGATCGTGCGCGGGCTGTGCCTTGCGCTCACGCAGGGCACCCCGCAGTCGCTGTTCTCGCTACCGCCCGAGTTCAAGTTCATCGGGCAGGGCACGCTGTTCGGCGTTCCCGCCGTCATCCTGATCTTCATTGCCATCGTCGTCGTGAGCGACTTCGTGCTGCGCCGCTCGACCTTGCTGCGGCGCGTGTTCTACACCGGCAGCAACGAGAAGGCGGCGCTTTATTCGGGCATTCGCGTGGGCCGCGTGAAATTCTGGGTCACGGTGCTGTGCGCCGCGTCGGCGGGCCTTGCCGGTGTGATCTACACGGCGCGCTTCGGCGCCGCCACGCCCACCTTCGGCGTGGGCATGGAACTCAACGTGATTGCCGCCGCGGTGATCGGCGGGGCCAGCCTCAAGGGCGGCTCCGGCACGGTGCTGGGCGCGGTGCTCGGCCTGGCGCTGCTGTCGGTGGTGACCAGCTCGCTGATCCTGCTGGACGTTTCGCCTTACTGGCAGGACGTGATCAAGGGCCTGATCCTGCTCGCGGCCGTGACCATCGACCACCTGTTGAACACGAGGAAGAAGACCAGATGA
- the atpE gene encoding F0F1 ATP synthase subunit C produces the protein MTGFNILPLAVALLIGIAALGSCLGIALVGQKFLESSARQPEMIDALQTKFFLVAGVTDGAFIIATGIGLWFATASPFG, from the coding sequence ATGACCGGCTTCAACATTCTTCCGCTCGCAGTGGCCCTGCTGATCGGCATCGCGGCGCTCGGCTCCTGCCTGGGCATTGCGCTGGTCGGCCAGAAGTTTCTCGAGAGCAGCGCACGCCAGCCCGAAATGATCGACGCGCTGCAGACCAAGTTCTTCCTGGTGGCCGGCGTGACCGACGGCGCCTTCATCATCGCCACCGGCATCGGCCTCTGGTTTGCCACCGCCAGCCCGTTCGGCTGA
- a CDS encoding ABC transporter substrate-binding protein: MSHPSPKLPALPRTLLSLLLCGAALGGAASATAAPVKVGLALDISGPFAALGAEARDGFALGIKQLGGKLGGQDVEFVQADMAGSPDQAKQLVDRMIQRDKIDIFSGPIGSNVALAVGPTLFNAKVPYLSANAGPSQFAGAQCNAFFFGTAYQNDQFHEAAGKFAQDRGFKKTVLIAPNYPAGKDALGGFKRQFKGQVADELYTKLGQIDYAAELAQLRAAKPDSIYFFLPGAMGINFIKQFVGAGLSKDITLVTSGFSADEDVIGAVGEPMLGLFNTSHWAHDLDNAANKAFVAAFRKEYNGRYPSVYAAQAYDAILAMDAAVKQAGGNAQNREAVVAALKKANYASTRGNFKYANNHFPIENFYLRVIGKDAQGKVTNKLINTVLTNYGDSYAAKCPLK, encoded by the coding sequence ATGAGCCACCCGTCCCCGAAGTTGCCCGCGCTGCCGCGCACCTTGCTCTCGCTGCTGCTCTGCGGTGCAGCCCTTGGCGGTGCGGCATCCGCCACGGCCGCGCCCGTCAAGGTGGGCCTGGCGCTCGACATCTCTGGGCCCTTTGCGGCATTGGGTGCCGAGGCACGCGACGGCTTTGCGCTCGGCATCAAGCAGCTGGGCGGCAAGCTCGGCGGGCAAGACGTGGAGTTTGTACAGGCCGACATGGCCGGCAGCCCCGACCAGGCCAAGCAGCTGGTCGACCGCATGATCCAGCGCGACAAGATCGATATTTTCAGCGGCCCCATCGGCTCGAACGTGGCACTGGCCGTCGGCCCGACGCTGTTCAACGCCAAGGTGCCGTACCTTTCGGCCAACGCAGGCCCCAGCCAGTTTGCGGGCGCCCAGTGCAATGCATTCTTCTTCGGCACCGCATACCAGAACGACCAGTTCCATGAGGCCGCCGGCAAGTTCGCGCAGGACCGCGGCTTCAAGAAGACCGTGCTCATCGCGCCGAACTATCCCGCCGGCAAAGACGCGCTGGGCGGCTTCAAGCGCCAGTTCAAGGGCCAGGTGGCCGACGAGCTCTATACCAAGCTCGGCCAGATCGACTACGCGGCCGAGCTCGCGCAATTGCGCGCGGCCAAGCCCGACTCGATCTACTTCTTCCTGCCCGGCGCGATGGGCATCAACTTCATCAAGCAGTTCGTGGGCGCGGGTCTCTCGAAGGACATCACGCTCGTGACCAGCGGCTTCTCGGCCGACGAAGACGTGATCGGCGCCGTGGGCGAGCCGATGCTCGGCCTGTTCAACACCTCGCACTGGGCGCACGACCTGGACAACGCCGCCAACAAGGCGTTCGTGGCCGCCTTCCGCAAGGAATACAACGGCCGCTATCCGTCTGTGTATGCAGCGCAGGCGTATGACGCCATTCTTGCGATGGACGCCGCCGTGAAGCAGGCCGGCGGCAACGCGCAGAACCGCGAAGCCGTGGTGGCCGCTCTCAAGAAGGCCAACTACGCCTCGACGCGCGGCAACTTCAAGTATGCGAACAATCACTTTCCGATCGAGAACTTCTACCTGCGCGTGATCGGCAAGGATGCACAGGGCAAGGTCACGAACAAGCTGATCAACACCGTTCTCACGAACTACGGCGACTCGTACGCCGCAAAGTGCCCCCTCAAGTGA